From the genome of Ktedonobacterales bacterium:
GGCGGTGAATACAAAATCCTGACCGCACTCACGACACCTGAGCGTTTTGTCTGCGAAGCTCAACTAGGGACCTCCCTTTGAAATTATCGGTTATCCTGTGTCATGGTCCATAGCAGCGTGGCTTACCAGAGTTCCCCTAGCAGCGTGGGACGCCTTGTGCCAGGCCCGGAACGAGACCGAGTCGGATACCGGACAAAGCATACACTATTTCAGCCCCTTTTTCAAGGGGTTTGCGAAGCAGTTTTCAAGGCTGTCAAATCCTGACACACTCTGAATCAAGTTGGTCTAGCATCAGGCGTCTGCTCTGCTGGCTGTTTCTCCGGTGCGGCTCTCCTTATGCTATAATGGGGCTGCTATGTTGAGTTCTTCATCAGATCAACCAGTACTATCTTCCCATGATCAGCACGACATGGCTGCATCCGTTGCCACGCCAGCCTTCACCTTCCAGGTTCACGCGCGCGATCCGCACAGCGCCGCCCGCGCCGGAACCATCCATACCCCACACGGCGACATCCCGACGCCTATCTACATGCCGGTGGGTACGCAGGCCAGCGTCAAAGCGGTCACGCCCGCCGAACTGGAGACGCTGGGAGCGAAGATCATCCTCAGCAACACCTATCACCTGCTGCTGCGCCCCGGCCCCGAACTGATCGCCAGCTTTGGCGGCCTGCACAACTTCATGCAGTGGCAGCGCCCCATCCTCACCGACAGCGGCGGCTTCCAGGTCTTCAGCCTGGGCCATCTGCGCAGGCTCACCGAGGAAGGGGCGCTGTTCCGCTCTCACCTGGATGGTTCCGAACTCTTCCTGACACCAGAGCGCGTCGTTGCCGTCGAGGAGCAATACGGCGCGGACATCATCCTGCCACTGGACGAATGCCTGCCCTATCCCACCACGCCGGAGGCCAGCGTCATCGCTATGGAGCGCACGCACCGCTGGGCCGAGCGCGCCCTGGCCGCCAAACGCCGACCCGATCAAGCCCTCTTTGGCATCATTCAGGGCGCTTTTGACCCGGCGCTCCGCCGCGCCAGTGCGCGTTTTATTGGCGCGCTGCCCTTCCCTGGCTTCTCTATTGGCGGGCTTTCTGTAGGCGAACCCAAGGAACTGATGCTGCCGCTGCTGGAAGCGACGACCACCGAGCTTCCCGATGGCAAGCCACGCCATCTGCTGGGCGTTGGCTCGCCGGAAGATTTGCTGGAGTGTGTGGCGCGCGGCGTTGATATGTTCGATTGCGTCTTGCCCACGCGCACCGCCCGCAACGGCGGCCTCTATACCCGACATGGCCGCGTGAATATCCGCGCCGCTCGTTTCCGCGCTGAGCGCGGTCCCGTCGAGCCAGGCTGCGACTGCGCCGCCTGTCAGACCTTCAGCGCGGGCTATCTGCATCATCTGGCCCGCGCAGGCGAACTGCTCTACTATCGCCTCGGCACCATCCACAACCTGCGCTTCATGATCCGCCTGATGGAGCAGGCCCGCCAGGCCATTGTTGATGGGCACTTCACCAGCTTCAGAGAGGAGTTTCTGGCGGGCTATACGCCGGTCAACGCCGAGGTGCGCGAGGCACAGCGCCGCAAATGGCAGGAAGCGCGAGCGCAAGAGCGTGGCAGCCTGTAAAAGGACAGAAAGCTTTCACCGCCAACGCTGCCGCATATGCGCCATCTCAGATTTTTGAGATGGCGCATATCTGCTCTGCTCATGATAGCCTTCAAGGCGATCTATCCATACCGTATACCCCATTTCCCGCAACCACTCTTTATCATGAGCAGTCAATCTGCCAGCGTGACGTGGTTTGCCCAGGCAATGCGCTGCCTCCAAGCGCGCGGCAACCAGGACACACCGCCAGATAGACCAGCGCCTTCTGAGGCTTACTGTCGCTACTTCCCAGGCTTCCTCATAGCAGCCTGTGCGCAACAGGAGCACGGCCTTGAGGACTACAGCCATATTGGCCGCCCGCGAACCGCGTCCCTGGAACTGAGCGAGCGCCTCAATATCGGCTGTCGCCTCTGGAAACTTGCCTAGCTCCAGCCGCGCACGCGCCCGATCCCCCAGCGCGTACACTCCCAGCGGTCTGCCTAATTCGATCACTCTAGTGGTTGCCCGCTCCAACTCAGGCCATTTCCCCTGGGC
Proteins encoded in this window:
- the tgt gene encoding tRNA guanosine(34) transglycosylase Tgt yields the protein MAASVATPAFTFQVHARDPHSAARAGTIHTPHGDIPTPIYMPVGTQASVKAVTPAELETLGAKIILSNTYHLLLRPGPELIASFGGLHNFMQWQRPILTDSGGFQVFSLGHLRRLTEEGALFRSHLDGSELFLTPERVVAVEEQYGADIILPLDECLPYPTTPEASVIAMERTHRWAERALAAKRRPDQALFGIIQGAFDPALRRASARFIGALPFPGFSIGGLSVGEPKELMLPLLEATTTELPDGKPRHLLGVGSPEDLLECVARGVDMFDCVLPTRTARNGGLYTRHGRVNIRAARFRAERGPVEPGCDCAACQTFSAGYLHHLARAGELLYYRLGTIHNLRFMIRLMEQARQAIVDGHFTSFREEFLAGYTPVNAEVREAQRRKWQEARAQERGSL